The Candidatus Babeliales bacterium genome includes a region encoding these proteins:
- a CDS encoding HIT domain-containing protein: MAECIFCKVIEGKVPSIKVAESDSILVIKDIAPKAAVHYLIIPKKHISDVRAFEQENAGIAADMIMMAQKLSQNLSEPKAFRLIINNGAEAGQCVFHVHMHFLAGKKLPGF, encoded by the coding sequence GTGGCAGAGTGTATTTTTTGTAAAGTTATTGAAGGAAAGGTACCAAGCATAAAGGTTGCAGAATCTGACTCAATTTTAGTTATTAAAGATATTGCACCTAAGGCTGCCGTTCATTATCTTATTATTCCAAAAAAACATATTTCTGATGTTAGAGCATTTGAGCAAGAAAATGCAGGCATTGCAGCTGATATGATTATGATGGCGCAAAAGCTTTCACAAAATTTATCTGAACCAAAAGCCTTTCGCTTAATAATTAATAATGGGGCTGAAGCAGGGCAATGTGTTTTTCATGTTCATATGCATTTTTTAGCCGGCAAAAAATTGCCCGGTTTTTAG
- a CDS encoding DUF167 domain-containing protein, giving the protein MALIVEIKVIPSSGRQKWQLDKNGQIKCYLKNPPEKGKANKELVSFIAESIQCAQRDIEIISGATARKKKIKIHTNNTYEMFLQKLGLETGVQSALF; this is encoded by the coding sequence ATGGCACTTATAGTTGAAATAAAAGTCATTCCTTCGTCTGGTAGACAAAAATGGCAATTAGATAAAAATGGACAAATAAAATGTTATTTAAAAAATCCCCCAGAAAAAGGAAAAGCAAATAAAGAGCTAGTAAGCTTTATCGCAGAGAGCATACAATGTGCTCAACGTGATATAGAAATTATAAGCGGTGCAACTGCAAGAAAGAAAAAAATAAAAATTCATACCAATAATACCTATGAAATGTTTTTGCAAAAACTCGGATTAGAGACTGGAGTGCAAAGTGCCTTATTTTAA
- a CDS encoding class I SAM-dependent methyltransferase: MIQPLTSRSHIFIIFFSFFITNIQALPQETTQRTHANYLNTIFSNENLRTTFGLFLDDVLRQVSSDRFYSIVDEILKENKPHNDHDFYEKILSCADKVKHFLPAYPKLKLLQHQKTVLSKQAGQILDNTTINGCVEIGTPGTYLASMQTFLNINGPIYAINDKQKWQDHVQSFSFNPKKKFLFFDQFVPLNNYDAIKSKDIPSNSVDLVVCFIGLHHVPQEKLDSFINSIYRILRPGGIFLLRDHDVQTSELMAITQTAHAIFNALFAQESVEAEMNEYRNFKPLTYWINVLRQHGFTPGSERLLQENDPTMNTMLKFTKTCTPEDIALGQVFDDVVNQEGYQRDAIQTYLSSPEWVNVDTSHEYANFIEHTPFYEYPYFSDIQTFWQVFLQSYKTAAQKRGHLKALSSSYTLMNLFIGVSMTFEYSAKGMISWPIKKMYSGQESLIIKMIIKDPLNKVSTIDNRIKIEKTYENGIKLIAIPRYKKFVEIIQKLVQNQIAILQIAGQEEIQYKVRYKVSNDNNNSSNSKDIDTLFDVEGCIKEYEWRLAARPEYIYAAITVNIHNMQEIMRYLEKKNVEILYIHDF; the protein is encoded by the coding sequence ATGATACAACCACTCACATCAAGATCTCACATATTTATTATATTTTTTTCTTTTTTTATAACTAATATACAAGCATTACCGCAAGAAACAACTCAACGAACTCATGCAAACTATTTAAATACTATCTTTTCAAATGAAAATCTTCGAACCACATTTGGATTATTTCTTGATGATGTACTAAGACAGGTATCATCCGATCGCTTCTATTCCATTGTTGATGAAATATTAAAAGAAAATAAACCGCACAATGATCATGATTTTTATGAAAAAATATTATCCTGTGCGGATAAAGTAAAGCACTTTTTGCCCGCATATCCAAAGTTAAAATTACTACAACATCAGAAAACTGTTCTCAGCAAACAAGCCGGGCAAATTCTTGATAATACAACGATAAATGGTTGCGTAGAAATTGGAACACCGGGTACTTATCTTGCAAGTATGCAAACATTTCTTAATATAAATGGGCCAATTTATGCTATAAATGACAAGCAAAAGTGGCAAGATCATGTGCAATCTTTTTCTTTTAACCCAAAAAAGAAATTTTTATTTTTTGATCAGTTTGTTCCTCTCAACAATTATGATGCAATAAAGTCTAAAGATATTCCTTCTAATAGTGTTGATTTAGTCGTTTGTTTTATTGGCCTGCATCATGTACCGCAAGAAAAATTAGATAGCTTTATCAATTCAATTTATCGTATTTTAAGACCCGGCGGCATCTTTCTTTTAAGAGATCACGATGTACAAACTTCAGAACTTATGGCAATAACGCAAACAGCTCATGCCATCTTTAATGCGCTGTTTGCTCAAGAATCAGTGGAAGCTGAAATGAATGAATATCGTAATTTTAAACCATTGACTTATTGGATAAACGTATTAAGACAACATGGATTTACCCCAGGCTCAGAACGCTTACTACAAGAAAATGATCCAACAATGAACACGATGCTTAAATTTACCAAAACCTGTACACCGGAAGATATTGCTCTTGGTCAAGTTTTTGATGATGTGGTAAATCAAGAAGGATATCAAAGAGATGCAATTCAAACATATCTTAGCTCTCCAGAGTGGGTCAATGTTGATACTTCCCATGAATATGCAAACTTTATTGAACACACACCTTTTTATGAATATCCATATTTTAGTGATATACAAACTTTTTGGCAGGTTTTTTTACAATCCTATAAAACTGCTGCACAAAAAAGAGGACATCTCAAAGCACTATCCTCTTCATATACTTTAATGAATCTTTTCATTGGAGTTTCAATGACTTTTGAATATAGCGCAAAAGGTATGATTTCTTGGCCTATTAAAAAAATGTATTCCGGCCAAGAATCGCTTATTATAAAAATGATCATAAAAGACCCATTAAATAAAGTTTCCACTATTGATAACCGTATTAAAATTGAAAAAACATATGAAAATGGTATCAAATTAATAGCAATACCACGCTACAAAAAATTTGTAGAAATCATACAAAAATTAGTACAAAATCAGATAGCCATTTTGCAAATTGCTGGCCAAGAGGAAATTCAATATAAAGTGCGCTATAAAGTATCAAACGATAATAATAATAGTAGTAATAGTAAGGATATTGATACCCTATTTGATGTTGAAGGATGTATTAAAGAATATGAGTGGCGCCTTGCCGCCAGACCTGAATACATCTATGCAGCAATAACGGTTAATATTCATAATATGCAAGAAATCATGCGCTATCTAGAAAAAAAGAACGTGGAAATTTTATATATTCATGATTTTTAA
- a CDS encoding ankyrin repeat domain-containing protein produces the protein MDKKFLKIFLLISLFTCNQSIHSKIIISKDTLPLVSAFMAIPFALFAYNSTDYNTKRSYLSVSCGLVSLGYLVTGHNLIKDYESLLHMCAAKGYSTLTSMLCRSFYKNNINIKNSQNETPLEIAIKNNHEKIVEIFLKNGADPNVKNNDGNAPLHNALINGQQGIVKLLLKNGANPNLKNNYGKTPLNFAKNLESFRILLESGADPNLPDNNLLCMRNNLKIVQLLLKYNADPNKTVYDNPNFFSYPETPLSYCHITIEIAKELLDHGADPDGGWGKSVYLPHTHPSPQVIELLLHYGADPNKIVDRHNHRPLHNVAARHKYGYETCRLLIKNRADILALDKYNNTPLHHIVANKKIENYPEERLKIASYLLAHAPQAIQMKNNKGKTPIDLATTHEMRELLINKTILPEVCKDIINDHFGKKNTVLGLQNRQLGIK, from the coding sequence GTGGACAAAAAATTTTTAAAAATTTTCTTATTAATTTCTCTATTTACTTGTAATCAATCAATTCATAGTAAAATTATTATAAGCAAAGATACATTGCCTCTAGTTTCTGCATTCATGGCAATCCCTTTTGCTTTATTCGCTTATAATTCTACTGATTATAATACCAAACGTTCATATTTATCAGTAAGCTGTGGCCTTGTATCACTAGGCTATCTAGTAACCGGACATAATTTAATAAAAGATTATGAATCTTTGCTTCACATGTGTGCTGCAAAGGGTTATTCAACATTAACTTCTATGCTCTGCAGGTCTTTTTATAAAAACAACATAAATATTAAAAACTCTCAAAATGAAACCCCTCTTGAAATTGCAATAAAAAACAATCACGAAAAAATAGTAGAAATCTTTTTAAAAAATGGTGCTGATCCTAATGTAAAAAATAACGATGGCAATGCTCCTTTGCACAACGCTTTAATAAATGGCCAGCAAGGAATTGTTAAATTATTGCTTAAAAATGGTGCCAACCCTAATCTGAAAAATAATTATGGTAAAACTCCTTTGAATTTTGCAAAAAATCTAGAATCATTTAGAATTCTTTTGGAAAGCGGTGCTGATCCAAATTTACCCGACAATAATCTACTCTGTATGCGAAATAATTTAAAAATTGTTCAATTGTTACTAAAATATAACGCTGACCCTAATAAGACAGTTTATGATAATCCAAATTTTTTCTCTTATCCAGAAACACCTTTATCCTATTGCCATATAACAATTGAAATAGCTAAAGAACTTTTAGATCATGGAGCAGATCCTGATGGCGGATGGGGAAAAAGTGTTTATCTACCTCATACACATCCTAGTCCACAAGTTATAGAATTATTACTTCATTATGGCGCCGATCCAAATAAAATAGTAGATAGACATAATCATCGTCCTTTGCATAATGTTGCAGCACGCCATAAATATGGATATGAAACTTGTCGCTTACTTATCAAAAATCGTGCCGATATTTTGGCACTTGATAAGTATAATAATACACCATTACATCATATAGTGGCTAATAAGAAAATTGAAAATTATCCAGAAGAACGTTTAAAAATTGCTTCATATTTATTAGCACATGCACCGCAAGCGATACAAATGAAAAACAATAAAGGAAAAACTCCAATAGATTTAGCAACAACTCATGAAATGAGAGAATTATTAATAAATAAAACAATACTTCCTGAAGTGTGCAAAGATATTATCAACGATCACTTTGGTAAAAAAAATACAGTCCTTGGTCTTCAAAATAGACAACTTGGGATAAAATAA
- a CDS encoding type II secretion system F family protein translates to MPYFKWRGINLKGKIVKGIVRTSSVQELDQQLFENEVALLGHKQIEMSSVLRPITATMKAHSFKHMALLLESGVFLDHALEIICAHNNHRAFKEILEDIHYDVSRGLTMADACAKFPTIFDSITLSLLQTGQHAGKLPSALSMLADHIESVAAFYKKLRSAAFLPGITFLFFIAISIIILIFIVPSFASMFSNVGQPLPATTSWLLWMSSLLTHNTLLFLLLFIVFSFVGLRTIYYHTKVKAFCDVFVLRLPMIGNVLQQTTVMYCLRSVGILIQNGVSIVPAFQAIIPCIHNNYIKNEMMSIVDQLDKGYSLTQACKGTKSIFFDEIFALIHIGEESGTLGIVLNKAADVYKDRIHRTLFFLTTVFQPLLMIVLGMLILGLIVTVYMPILNLSYTIA, encoded by the coding sequence GTGCCTTATTTTAAATGGCGTGGTATTAATTTAAAGGGCAAAATAGTAAAAGGAATTGTTCGCACGAGTTCAGTACAAGAATTAGATCAACAGTTATTTGAAAACGAAGTTGCACTACTAGGACACAAACAGATTGAGATGAGCTCAGTATTACGGCCAATAACGGCAACAATGAAAGCACATAGTTTCAAACACATGGCGTTGCTCTTAGAATCGGGAGTTTTTTTAGATCATGCATTAGAAATTATATGTGCGCATAATAATCATCGTGCATTCAAAGAAATTTTAGAAGATATACATTATGATGTTTCTCGTGGCTTAACAATGGCAGATGCTTGTGCTAAATTCCCCACTATATTTGATTCAATTACGTTATCACTTTTGCAAACTGGTCAGCATGCGGGTAAGCTTCCAAGCGCTTTATCAATGCTTGCCGATCATATTGAATCAGTAGCCGCGTTTTATAAAAAATTGCGGAGTGCGGCATTTCTTCCAGGTATCACATTTCTTTTTTTTATTGCTATATCAATTATAATTTTGATTTTTATTGTACCATCTTTTGCTTCAATGTTTTCTAATGTTGGTCAACCATTACCCGCTACTACAAGTTGGCTATTGTGGATGAGTTCTCTTTTGACGCATAATACTTTATTGTTTTTGCTATTATTTATTGTTTTTAGTTTTGTTGGATTGCGAACGATATATTATCATACTAAAGTGAAAGCATTTTGTGATGTATTTGTTTTACGATTACCTATGATTGGTAATGTATTGCAGCAAACAACTGTTATGTATTGTTTACGTTCGGTTGGGATATTAATACAAAATGGGGTTTCAATTGTCCCCGCGTTTCAAGCAATCATTCCCTGTATTCATAATAATTATATTAAAAATGAAATGATGTCTATTGTTGACCAACTTGATAAAGGATATTCATTAACACAAGCATGCAAAGGAACGAAAAGCATTTTTTTTGATGAAATATTTGCCTTAATTCATATTGGCGAAGAATCTGGCACGTTAGGAATTGTTTTAAATAAAGCGGCTGATGTATATAAAGATCGTATTCATCGTACGCTATTTTTTTTAACGACCGTATTTCAGCCATTATTAATGATTGTGTTAGGCATGTTAATTCTTGGATTGATTGTAACAGTATACATGCCAATATTAAATCTTTCCTATACTATCGCTTGA
- a CDS encoding alpha/beta fold hydrolase, translating into MYPIFQKLFSYFFVLTISGSLVITGFTYNVIKKFTQRPVYSQARKQEIEQNRNLLLEQFHAQPIRFKTEDGLELSGLFFLREGAQRNVLICHGFRMAKERLILFVSMFANDNILLFDHRAHGESEGTRVTLGFDEKRDVLAALNVFLKEEKTRELPIYGIGLSMGAVSLLGAAAENPIFKGIVLDSPFARLDLQARRTIERKYKLIYSPFEPLGKLVFYYVMHFSPEEVNALAWAEKIQMPVLMIHSMQDRTALFDDAQQIYANMKGKKELWAVDGSKHARIFIDFQDDYCQKVNQFFNASLLVS; encoded by the coding sequence ATGTATCCAATATTTCAAAAATTATTTAGTTACTTTTTTGTATTAACTATTTCAGGTTCTTTAGTCATTACCGGCTTTACTTATAATGTTATTAAAAAATTTACGCAGCGTCCTGTTTATTCGCAAGCACGTAAGCAAGAAATTGAGCAAAATAGAAATCTTTTATTAGAGCAATTTCATGCACAACCAATCCGTTTTAAGACAGAAGATGGTTTAGAGCTTTCAGGACTATTTTTTTTGCGAGAGGGTGCACAGCGCAACGTGTTAATTTGTCATGGATTTCGCATGGCAAAAGAACGATTAATTTTATTTGTTTCAATGTTTGCTAATGACAATATTCTATTATTTGATCATCGAGCACATGGTGAAAGTGAAGGTACTCGTGTAACATTAGGCTTTGATGAAAAACGAGATGTTTTGGCAGCATTAAATGTGTTTTTAAAAGAAGAAAAAACACGAGAGCTGCCAATATATGGTATCGGTCTTTCAATGGGTGCAGTGAGTTTATTAGGTGCGGCAGCAGAAAACCCTATTTTTAAAGGTATAGTGCTTGATTCACCATTTGCACGTTTAGATTTGCAAGCACGACGAACCATTGAGCGTAAATATAAATTAATATATTCACCGTTTGAGCCGTTGGGCAAACTTGTATTTTATTATGTTATGCATTTTTCTCCGGAAGAGGTTAATGCTTTGGCATGGGCCGAAAAAATTCAAATGCCGGTATTAATGATCCATTCAATGCAAGATCGAACTGCTTTATTTGATGATGCACAGCAAATTTATGCAAATATGAAGGGTAAAAAAGAACTTTGGGCGGTTGATGGTTCAAAACATGCTCGTATTTTCATAGATTTTCAAGATGATTATTGCCAAAAAGTGAATCAATTTTTTAATGCCAGTCTTTTAGTTAGTTAA